Proteins encoded together in one Bos indicus isolate NIAB-ARS_2022 breed Sahiwal x Tharparkar chromosome 3, NIAB-ARS_B.indTharparkar_mat_pri_1.0, whole genome shotgun sequence window:
- the NEU2 gene encoding sialidase-2 gives MASCPVLQKERVFQSGAHVYRIPALLYLPQQKTLLAFAEERTSKKDEHAKLIVLRRGSYSASTRQVQWHSQEAVSQAQLEGHRSMNPSPLYDEATGTVFLFFIAIPGQVSEHHQLQTRVNVTRLCQVTSPDHGKSWSPPTDLTDSVIASAHKDWATFAVGPGHCLQLSNPTRTLVVPAYAYCSHCSLKAPSPSAFCLVSHDHGRSWARGSFVAQGTLECQVAEVRDGQQRVVYLNSRSPLRARVQAQSANNGLDFKETQQVKKLVEPPHGCQGSIVSFPSPHAGSEPLDWWLLYTHPTDPQQRSNLGVYLNRWPPVPTTWSEPTLLAPGSCAYSDLQSMGTGPDGSPQFGCLYESDDYKEIVFVMFTLQQAFPAAFLLQ, from the exons ATGGCATCCTGCCCCGTCCTGCAGAAGGAGAGGGTATTCCAGTCGGGAGCCCACGTCTACAGGATCCCGGCTCTGCTCTACCTGCCTCAGCAGAAGACCCTGCTGGCCTTTGCGGAAGAGCGGACGAGCAAGAAGGACGAGCACGCCAAGCTCATAGTCCTGCGCAGGGGAAGCTACAGCGCGTCCACCCGCCAGGTCCAG TGGCACTCACAGGAGGCAGTTTCCCAAGCCCAGCTGGAGGGCCACCGGTCcatgaacccaagccccctgtatGACGAGGCCACGGGCACCGTTTTCCTCTTCTTCATCGCCATCCCTGGGCAGGTGTCAGAGCATCACCAGCTTCAGACCAGGGTCAACGTGACCCGGCTGTGCCAGGTCACCAGCCCAGACCACGGCAAGTCCTGGAGCCCTCCCACCGACCTCACCGACTCCGTCATTGCCTCAGCCCACAAGGACTGGGCCACGTTCGCGGTGGGCCCCGGGCACTGCCTGCAGCTGAGCAATCCGACGCGGACCCTGGTGGTGCCAGCTTACGCTTACTGTAGCCACTGCTCCCTGAAGGCACCTTCCCCCTCTGCCTTCTGCTTGGTCAGCCACGACCATGGGCGCTCGTGGGCGAGAGGGAGCTTCGTGGCCCAGGGCACGCTGGAGTGCCAGGTGGCCGAAGTCAGGGATGGGCAACAGAGGGTGGTGTATCTGAATTCGAGGAGCCCCCTCCGAGCCAGGGTCCAGGCCCAGAGTGCCAACAACGGCCTGGATTTCAAGGAGACTCAGCAGGTGAAGAAGCTGGTGGAGCCCCCCCACGGCTGCCAAGGGAGCATCGTCAGCTTCCCCAGCCCCCACGCAGGCTCCGAACCCCTGGACTGGTGGCTGCTCTACACCCACCCGACTGACCCGCAGCAGAGATCCAACCTGGGCGTGTACCTCAACCGGTGGCCCCCCGTGCCCACAACCTGGTCGGAGCCCACCCTACTGGCCCCTGGCAGCTGCGCTTACTCAGACCTGCAGAGCATGGGCACCGGCCCTGACGGGTCACCCCAGTTTGGGTGTCTGTATGAATCGGATGATTACAAGGAGATTGTCTTTGTCATGTTCACCCTGCAGCAAGCCTTCCCAGCTGCGTTTTTGCTGCAGTGA